One genomic segment of Aquipluma nitroreducens includes these proteins:
- a CDS encoding sugar phosphate isomerase family, whose protein sequence is MNKKKLYHWCSIPVNELENHPKLKTPFRMVKDSSEMGEVMARDFVEEIKQANHDGRSIRAIVPCGPKCWYAPFARMVNHEKVSLKSLTVFHMDECLDWQGELLARNDPYNFRTFMETYFYGNILPEFSVPVPQRFFPELRLIDLIKGRIAEAPIDITLGGWGQDGHIAYNQARRHPFSKISIEDLRNSGLRIQENNLDTIIALGQRSFGAAYQFVPPMSITLGIKECLSAKKIRLYSDTGSWKQTALRIGLFSEVTAEYPITLLQNHPDALITATIETASHPISEHPEWEFKGINV, encoded by the coding sequence ATGAATAAAAAAAAATTATACCACTGGTGTAGCATTCCGGTCAATGAGTTGGAGAATCACCCAAAGCTTAAAACGCCCTTCCGTATGGTTAAGGATTCGTCCGAAATGGGGGAAGTAATGGCGCGCGATTTTGTGGAAGAAATTAAGCAGGCCAATCATGATGGGCGTTCAATTAGAGCAATTGTTCCCTGCGGTCCGAAATGCTGGTACGCTCCGTTTGCCCGGATGGTCAACCATGAGAAAGTTTCATTAAAAAGCCTCACCGTTTTTCATATGGACGAATGTCTTGACTGGCAAGGAGAGCTTTTGGCAAGGAACGACCCGTATAATTTCCGGACATTCATGGAAACCTATTTTTATGGCAACATTCTGCCAGAGTTTTCAGTACCTGTGCCACAGCGTTTCTTTCCTGAGCTGCGGTTGATTGACCTGATTAAAGGAAGGATTGCTGAGGCACCAATTGATATTACTCTAGGAGGATGGGGACAGGATGGACATATTGCTTACAACCAGGCCCGACGTCACCCATTTAGCAAAATCTCTATTGAAGATTTACGAAATTCCGGATTAAGGATACAGGAGAATAACCTGGATACAATTATCGCCCTTGGGCAACGCTCGTTTGGTGCAGCTTACCAGTTTGTTCCGCCCATGTCAATCACCCTTGGAATAAAAGAATGTTTATCGGCAAAAAAAATACGTTTATACAGCGATACAGGCAGTTGGAAACAAACAGCCTTACGGATAGGACTTTTCTCTGAAGTTACTGCTGAATATCCAATTACACTTCTTCAGAATCATCCGGATGCGCTGATAACTGCAACAATCGAAACTGCTTCGCATCCAATTTCAGAGCACCCGGAATGGGAATTTAAAGGCATCAACGTATGA
- a CDS encoding carbohydrate kinase family protein, whose translation MRTLKSVNARCYNHIVGTGGIGSGIFFSLEGGHTLGRNESRMGKLEPFGDFCKQHIIMHYIAVLLGAGKTGSFHSFPIGKIGNDDIGYRLRLMMEKAGMDTSHVTVSNNAATLFSVCFQYPDHSGGNITSANSASNLAQSSDIDAYFENYQMVGKEGIVLAAPEVPVATRIRLLEQGRKHKMLTVASVLSTEVEEFERLKGFELTSLLAVNIDEAQCIGEIEGDQPDTDIIVQACTSRLQKANPEMQVLITDGSRGSYCYYKGQTEFTPSLQTTVVSTAGAGDAFLSGTITGLCCGLPLTKGFSSGDLKEFPLQTAVELGTILASFSVTSADTIHEGANAASLGNYIRQSDLSMSETFEKIFT comes from the coding sequence ATGAGAACACTTAAGTCTGTAAACGCCCGGTGTTACAACCATATTGTGGGAACCGGCGGTATTGGTTCGGGCATCTTCTTTTCGCTCGAAGGTGGCCACACTCTTGGGCGCAACGAGAGCCGGATGGGAAAGCTTGAACCTTTCGGGGATTTCTGCAAACAGCACATCATCATGCACTACATAGCGGTATTGCTGGGTGCAGGCAAAACAGGCTCATTTCATTCTTTTCCTATTGGTAAAATTGGGAACGACGATATTGGCTACCGTTTACGCCTGATGATGGAAAAAGCAGGAATGGATACCAGTCATGTTACGGTCAGCAATAATGCCGCCACGCTTTTCAGCGTATGTTTTCAATATCCCGATCATTCAGGTGGAAACATCACAAGCGCGAACAGCGCCAGTAATTTGGCTCAATCTTCCGATATTGATGCCTATTTTGAAAATTATCAAATGGTCGGTAAAGAAGGCATTGTTCTGGCCGCGCCTGAAGTACCGGTAGCAACCCGAATCCGTCTGCTGGAACAAGGCAGAAAACACAAAATGTTGACTGTAGCATCAGTGCTCTCTACTGAAGTTGAAGAGTTTGAGCGATTGAAAGGCTTTGAGCTTACAAGTCTTTTGGCGGTTAATATCGATGAAGCCCAATGTATTGGTGAGATAGAAGGAGACCAGCCAGATACCGATATTATTGTTCAGGCTTGCACCTCCCGATTACAAAAAGCAAATCCTGAAATGCAAGTGCTGATAACTGATGGTTCACGAGGTAGTTATTGCTATTACAAGGGCCAAACTGAGTTTACGCCCTCCCTACAAACAACTGTTGTTTCAACCGCAGGGGCAGGCGATGCTTTTCTTTCAGGAACCATTACCGGCCTTTGTTGTGGTTTGCCGCTAACCAAAGGTTTTAGTTCCGGAGACCTGAAAGAATTCCCACTGCAAACAGCTGTTGAACTGGGAACAATACTGGCTTCTTTTTCAGTCACCTCGGCTGATACGATACACGAGGGAGCTAATGCGGCATCACTTGGCAATTATATCCGACAGTCAGATCTGTCGATGTCTGAGACGTTTGAAAAAATATTTACGTAA
- a CDS encoding aldo/keto reductase, whose translation MNDNYSRRKFIKGTVGTSLLVAGAGLLPSCSIFRMSEKDSSSIYDAKGLPTVMFGKTGVPVPRIVCGLGSRFCHLDSEEEAQRLLNYTLDHGLYYWDTAWAYDNTIGLPPGKIKSSRLVTSEVRLGPVVKTRRNEIFLSTKVTSRDPNEAMQQIETSLKRLQTDHLDQLMIHDVQSLADVDKLSEKGNLIDILHYLKEQGLTRFIGFSGHTESAAMKEMADRGDFDTMLIAMNHWNAVNNPQKRFEMAVPAAKAKGMGVIMMKVVRPRETITTLKTNDLIKYALSLKGPDVIVLGLDSIDVVKSNIEILKNFKPMDEAKMQEMAQQLTPFFNHENLPWMQPGYCDGNYLA comes from the coding sequence ATGAACGACAATTATTCACGCCGGAAATTTATCAAAGGAACTGTTGGTACCAGTCTTCTTGTTGCAGGCGCCGGTTTGTTGCCATCCTGTTCCATATTCAGGATGTCAGAAAAAGATTCGAGTTCGATTTACGATGCTAAAGGATTGCCAACAGTCATGTTTGGCAAAACTGGTGTGCCGGTGCCTCGAATTGTTTGTGGTTTAGGTTCACGTTTTTGTCATCTTGATAGTGAAGAAGAGGCTCAGCGGTTGTTGAACTATACCTTAGACCATGGCCTTTACTATTGGGACACAGCATGGGCTTATGATAATACAATTGGCTTGCCTCCCGGTAAAATCAAAAGTTCACGATTAGTCACCAGTGAAGTACGTTTGGGACCTGTCGTGAAAACCCGTCGGAATGAAATTTTCCTTTCAACCAAAGTGACAAGTCGCGATCCGAATGAGGCCATGCAACAGATCGAGACCAGTCTGAAACGATTGCAAACCGATCATTTGGATCAATTGATGATCCACGATGTACAATCGTTAGCCGACGTGGACAAACTCAGCGAAAAAGGTAATCTTATTGATATTTTGCACTACTTAAAGGAGCAGGGATTAACCCGGTTTATCGGCTTCTCTGGACATACTGAATCAGCAGCCATGAAAGAAATGGCCGATCGGGGTGATTTCGATACCATGCTCATTGCCATGAATCACTGGAATGCAGTAAACAACCCTCAAAAACGATTTGAGATGGCTGTTCCTGCAGCAAAAGCCAAAGGTATGGGCGTGATTATGATGAAGGTAGTTCGTCCCAGAGAAACCATTACTACCCTGAAGACTAATGATTTAATTAAATATGCGCTATCTTTGAAAGGGCCTGATGTGATTGTGCTGGGCCTCGATAGCATTGATGTGGTGAAATCGAATATCGAAATCCTGAAAAATTTTAAACCGATGGACGAAGCGAAAATGCAGGAAATGGCCCAGCAGCTAACTCCATTCTTCAACCACGAGAACTTACCCTGGATGCAACCGGGGTATTGCGATGGCAACTACCTGGCGTAA
- a CDS encoding sugar phosphate isomerase/epimerase family protein — MNELSKLCIHTITTKPWSIEEAARNYSASGVKGITVWRNALAGRNIRQTSQMLREHDLSIVSLCRGGFFPNSDPAKRNLALDDNRKAIEEATELGTKLIVMVCGADPSQSLEDSRKQIQDGIAALIPEASAAGIKLAIEPLHPMYADSRSAINTLAQANDMTEALNSPWVGVAVDVYHLWWDPNLENEIARCGKNNALLAFHVCDWKTPTTDFLNDRGLMGEGCIPIRKIRSWVESAGFNGFNEVEIFSTEYWKEDQSEFLQKIIKAYKQFV; from the coding sequence ATGAACGAACTTTCAAAACTTTGCATCCATACCATTACCACAAAGCCCTGGAGCATAGAAGAAGCTGCCCGGAATTATTCTGCCAGTGGTGTAAAGGGAATTACCGTTTGGCGCAATGCACTTGCCGGAAGAAACATCAGGCAGACCAGTCAAATGCTTCGTGAACACGACCTGTCGATCGTTTCGTTGTGTCGTGGTGGGTTTTTTCCGAATTCGGATCCGGCAAAACGTAACCTTGCCCTGGACGATAACCGGAAGGCAATCGAAGAAGCTACTGAATTGGGAACAAAGCTGATCGTAATGGTTTGCGGGGCCGATCCTTCGCAATCACTCGAAGATTCACGGAAACAAATCCAGGATGGAATTGCCGCTCTTATTCCGGAAGCTTCAGCCGCCGGGATAAAATTGGCGATTGAGCCGCTGCATCCGATGTACGCCGATTCCCGATCGGCCATTAATACCCTGGCACAAGCCAATGACATGACTGAAGCCTTGAATTCACCTTGGGTTGGGGTTGCAGTAGATGTTTACCATTTGTGGTGGGACCCGAATCTTGAAAATGAAATTGCGCGTTGCGGAAAAAATAACGCATTGCTGGCCTTTCATGTTTGCGACTGGAAAACACCGACAACCGATTTTCTAAACGACCGTGGCTTGATGGGCGAAGGCTGTATTCCCATCCGGAAAATCCGGTCATGGGTCGAATCGGCTGGTTTCAATGGATTTAATGAGGTGGAAATATTTTCAACTGAATACTGGAAGGAAGATCAGTCGGAGTTTCTGCAAAAAATAATTAAAGCATATAAGCAATTCGTTTAA
- a CDS encoding SGNH/GDSL hydrolase family protein: protein MKKIFLFLAILMITSSFSTNQKVWVAIGDSITYLNDHAKETGNRVTKGYMTLVVEKLHGIKYINQGHNGWTAGDIAKEIESLGLSKADVYSVFLGTNDWWFGRPVGTIDNYKNNAGNETFFGSYRIIINKLRSLSKNARIILVAPMQRVNFVSSNDKKNNAWGSYKDKNGQSLEQFANAIVSIAQLEKLEVIDLYHNKQLKIENLVHFERLKNPETGQYKDYKYPDFANIPFNPETDEYPYPAEAINLTYDGLHPSDKGNEIIANIFIEKLKK, encoded by the coding sequence ATGAAAAAAATATTTTTATTCCTTGCTATTCTGATGATTACCAGTTCGTTTTCGACGAATCAAAAAGTGTGGGTCGCAATCGGCGATTCAATAACTTATCTGAATGATCATGCAAAAGAAACTGGAAATCGTGTTACAAAAGGTTACATGACGCTTGTTGTAGAGAAATTACATGGCATAAAATATATCAATCAGGGACACAATGGATGGACTGCGGGTGATATTGCCAAAGAAATCGAAAGTTTGGGATTGAGCAAAGCGGATGTTTATTCCGTGTTTCTCGGTACAAATGACTGGTGGTTCGGTCGCCCCGTTGGAACGATAGATAATTATAAAAACAACGCTGGGAATGAAACGTTTTTTGGTTCTTACCGCATCATCATCAATAAATTGCGAAGCCTGAGCAAAAATGCCCGCATCATCCTGGTGGCTCCAATGCAACGGGTCAACTTTGTTTCTTCTAACGATAAAAAGAACAATGCCTGGGGCTCTTACAAAGACAAGAACGGACAATCGCTTGAACAATTTGCTAATGCAATAGTAAGTATTGCGCAGTTGGAAAAGCTGGAAGTGATTGATCTCTATCACAACAAGCAGTTAAAGATTGAAAACCTGGTTCATTTCGAGCGGCTGAAAAATCCTGAAACCGGACAATACAAAGACTATAAATATCCTGATTTTGCCAATATTCCTTTCAACCCTGAAACAGATGAATATCCTTATCCTGCTGAAGCAATCAATCTCACTTACGATGGATTGCATCCTTCAGACAAAGGGAACGAAATCATCGCCAATATTTTTATTGAAAAGCTAAAAAAATAG
- a CDS encoding Gfo/Idh/MocA family protein yields MKQHTVGIIMNGVTGRMGTNQHLLRSIAEIIKQGGVKIGPGETIMPDPILIGRDINKLNKLCELTGITKMSTDLDEVLKNPDYSIYFDAQTTGRRADAVRKAVKAGKHIYCEKPIAVSTEVALELYEICTKAGLKNGVVQDKLWLPGIVKLKRLIQQGFFGEILSVRGEFGYWVFEGDSIPAQRPSWNYRKEDDGGIIVDMLCHWRYLLDNVFGKVKAVSCLGATHIKNRVDENGKAYKCTADDSAYATFELENGVIAHFNSSWTVRVRRDDLLTLQVDGTKGSAVAGLRECYIQHYGNTPKPVWNPDMAQPINFFDGWSKVPEQETYENAFKVQWELFLKHVVKDEPFPWTLLEGVKGVQLAEKGLESWAKRCWVDVPEI; encoded by the coding sequence ATGAAACAACACACAGTAGGAATAATTATGAATGGCGTAACAGGTCGTATGGGAACCAACCAGCACCTGCTTCGCTCTATCGCTGAAATCATAAAACAGGGCGGAGTGAAAATCGGCCCCGGCGAAACCATTATGCCCGATCCGATTCTGATCGGTCGCGATATCAATAAGCTGAATAAGCTTTGCGAACTTACCGGAATCACCAAAATGAGCACCGATTTGGATGAAGTACTGAAAAATCCTGACTATTCAATCTATTTTGACGCGCAAACCACCGGGCGACGGGCTGATGCTGTTCGTAAGGCGGTAAAAGCCGGAAAGCATATTTATTGTGAAAAGCCCATTGCAGTAAGTACCGAAGTTGCTTTGGAGTTGTACGAAATCTGCACCAAAGCAGGACTTAAAAATGGTGTTGTTCAGGATAAGCTTTGGCTTCCCGGAATTGTCAAGCTCAAACGGCTAATTCAGCAAGGATTTTTTGGAGAAATACTTTCGGTTAGGGGAGAATTTGGATATTGGGTTTTCGAAGGTGATTCGATCCCGGCGCAACGTCCTTCTTGGAATTACCGCAAGGAAGACGATGGTGGAATTATTGTCGATATGCTTTGCCACTGGCGGTATTTACTCGATAATGTTTTCGGAAAAGTAAAGGCGGTTTCGTGCCTGGGTGCCACGCATATCAAAAACAGGGTTGACGAAAACGGAAAAGCATACAAATGTACCGCTGACGATTCGGCCTATGCGACTTTTGAACTGGAAAACGGCGTGATTGCTCACTTTAATTCATCGTGGACAGTGCGGGTGCGGCGCGATGATTTGCTGACTCTTCAGGTGGATGGAACAAAAGGATCGGCCGTTGCCGGACTTCGTGAATGTTACATTCAGCATTATGGCAATACGCCCAAACCGGTGTGGAATCCGGATATGGCGCAGCCGATTAACTTCTTCGATGGCTGGTCAAAAGTTCCGGAGCAGGAAACTTATGAGAATGCTTTCAAAGTTCAGTGGGAATTATTCCTTAAACATGTAGTGAAAGATGAACCTTTTCCCTGGACACTTCTGGAAGGAGTAAAAGGCGTTCAACTGGCCGAAAAAGGATTGGAGAGCTGGGCAAAAAGATGTTGGGTTGATGTTCCTGAAATCTAA
- a CDS encoding 3-ketoacyl-ACP reductase, whose protein sequence is MKQVALVTGGSRGIGLGIVRQLAMQGFDLAINGVRPEESVCDVIENLKALGADVIYCRGDISLREDRNSIIHKVKTHFGRLNILVNNAGIAPKERQDILNASEESFNEVLSVNLKGNYFLTQEVANWMIEQKQDDPEFFGCIINISSISATVASVNRGEYCISKAGISMATQLFAVRLGEFNIPVYEVRPGVIDTDMTSGVKEKYDALIANGLSVQQRWGQPEDVGKVIGAIAVRSFPYSTGQVFMVDGGLTIPRL, encoded by the coding sequence ATGAAACAAGTTGCATTAGTTACTGGTGGTAGCAGGGGAATCGGGTTGGGAATTGTCAGACAATTGGCGATGCAAGGATTCGATCTCGCCATCAATGGGGTTCGTCCGGAGGAATCTGTTTGTGATGTCATTGAAAACTTGAAAGCGTTGGGAGCCGATGTTATTTATTGTCGGGGAGATATCTCGCTCCGCGAAGACAGGAATAGTATCATCCACAAGGTAAAAACCCATTTTGGCAGACTAAATATCCTGGTCAATAATGCGGGCATTGCACCGAAGGAACGACAGGATATTCTTAATGCATCAGAGGAAAGTTTCAATGAAGTGCTTTCAGTGAATCTGAAAGGAAACTATTTCCTGACTCAGGAAGTGGCCAACTGGATGATAGAACAGAAGCAGGATGATCCTGAATTTTTTGGTTGTATCATCAACATTTCTTCCATTTCTGCCACAGTTGCATCAGTAAATCGGGGTGAATATTGTATTTCCAAAGCCGGAATCAGCATGGCGACACAGCTTTTTGCCGTGCGTCTGGGTGAATTTAATATTCCTGTTTACGAAGTCCGGCCTGGTGTGATTGATACAGACATGACTTCAGGAGTAAAAGAAAAATATGACGCTTTAATTGCAAACGGTTTGTCTGTTCAGCAACGTTGGGGCCAGCCGGAGGATGTAGGGAAAGTAATTGGTGCGATTGCCGTACGTAGTTTTCCATATTCAACAGGACAAGTATTCATGGTTGACGGAGGATTGA